The Acidobacteriota bacterium genome includes the window AAAATCCTTTGTTACACAAACACGCCACATCTAAACAAAAATGAAAAAACTTCTTCGCGGAAATCGCGAACTGACCAGAAGCGCCTGAAGGAAATGACAGATGAAGACATTGATTTTACCGAAATCCCAGAGGTCACGCTGGAAATATTTGCGCGGGCAGTGGTGCGGGGACTTAAACCTGTTCGAGATATAATCAGCCGCGAAAGGAGAATGCGAATGTCTGAGTTAATGAAGAGAATCACAGTTAATCCCGAACAATGTGGCGGGCGCCCCTGCATTCGAGGAATGCGGATTCGTGTGATTGACGTGTTGGATTTGCTAGCTGCCGGATTGACGACAAATGAAGTGTTGGAAGAGTTGCCTGACCTTGAAGCCGAAGACGTTCAAGCCGCTCTACAATATGCTGCGGTTCGATTGGATCATCCTCGACTAGCCGCCTGACTTTCCAGCAATGACTATCTGGATTGACGCACAACTTTCCCCAGCCGTAGCCAAATGGATCAGCGATAATTATCCGGTTCAGGCTGTTGCGTTACGCGAGCTTGGTTTGAGAG containing:
- a CDS encoding DUF433 domain-containing protein, with protein sequence MSELMKRITVNPEQCGGRPCIRGMRIRVIDVLDLLAAGLTTNEVLEELPDLEAEDVQAALQYAAVRLDHPRLAA